In Stenotrophomonas sp. 610A2, one DNA window encodes the following:
- a CDS encoding DUF2244 domain-containing protein, whose translation MIQVLRQDSDGSGTQLLLHPPRALSARQFVQLFAALAGLMVFAAGLAWLSGNRLAPVFALLHGFLVAAALRACWRSSNRREEIRVGPDCVEVIPAAGVSPVFHAHPYWVRVVTGKERVLLVSSGKWVEVGSFLAPVERRELAVTLEGLLAASNGSNR comes from the coding sequence ATGATCCAGGTGCTTCGGCAAGATTCCGATGGCTCAGGGACGCAGCTGCTACTGCACCCCCCACGGGCACTCAGTGCTCGGCAGTTCGTCCAGTTGTTTGCAGCGTTGGCAGGATTGATGGTGTTCGCGGCCGGCCTGGCTTGGCTGTCCGGCAACCGCCTGGCCCCTGTCTTCGCGTTGTTGCATGGCTTTCTGGTGGCGGCTGCACTTCGCGCATGTTGGCGCAGCAGCAATCGCCGGGAAGAGATCCGGGTAGGACCGGACTGCGTGGAAGTGATTCCCGCGGCCGGAGTTTCGCCGGTATTCCACGCACACCCTTACTGGGTGCGGGTGGTGACCGGGAAGGAACGGGTCCTGCTGGTTTCCAGCGGCAAGTGGGTGGAAGTGGGGAGTTTCCTCGCGCCCGTGGAACGTCGGGAACTTGCGGTGACACTTGAAGGCTTGCTCGCAGCCAGCAATGGCAGCAACCGATGA
- the coxB gene encoding cytochrome c oxidase subunit II: protein MKQSSVWGAKLKHGLAAAAMMLSAQAAWAQSADPKEWQLNMGKGVTHTSRMAWDAHMVALWVCTVIGVLVFGAMAYAMFKFRRSKGAVAKQFSHNTKAEIIWTVIPIVILVVMAWPATAKLIAMYDTRDSEMTVKITGYQWMWKYEYLGEDVVFTSRLDRKSDEVRQSGSVPTMASDPHYLLDVDNPLVLPVDTKVRFVITSDDVIHAWWVPALGWKQDAVPGFINERWTNIETEGVYRGQCAELCGKDHGFMPIVVKAVSKDEFKAWLASRKPAPAAPAEAAPAPVAEPAPAAAPEATQPEATPAAPAAAAA, encoded by the coding sequence ATGAAGCAAAGCAGCGTGTGGGGCGCGAAGTTGAAACACGGTTTGGCAGCGGCAGCGATGATGCTGTCGGCGCAGGCAGCATGGGCGCAATCGGCCGATCCCAAGGAATGGCAACTCAACATGGGCAAGGGCGTCACCCATACCTCGCGTATGGCGTGGGACGCGCACATGGTGGCGTTGTGGGTGTGTACCGTCATCGGCGTGCTGGTGTTCGGGGCAATGGCCTACGCCATGTTCAAGTTCCGCAGGTCCAAGGGTGCGGTGGCCAAGCAGTTCAGCCACAACACCAAGGCGGAGATCATCTGGACCGTCATTCCCATCGTCATCCTGGTGGTGATGGCCTGGCCGGCCACGGCCAAGCTGATCGCCATGTACGACACCCGCGATTCCGAGATGACGGTGAAGATCACCGGCTATCAGTGGATGTGGAAGTACGAATACCTCGGTGAGGACGTGGTCTTCACCAGCCGCCTGGACCGCAAGTCCGACGAAGTGCGGCAGAGCGGCAGCGTGCCGACCATGGCCAGCGATCCGCATTACCTGCTCGACGTGGACAACCCACTGGTGCTGCCGGTGGATACCAAGGTGCGTTTCGTCATCACCTCCGACGACGTGATCCATGCGTGGTGGGTGCCAGCACTTGGTTGGAAACAGGACGCCGTGCCTGGCTTCATCAACGAGCGCTGGACCAACATCGAAACCGAAGGCGTGTACCGCGGCCAATGCGCGGAACTGTGCGGCAAGGACCATGGCTTCATGCCGATCGTGGTCAAGGCCGTGTCCAAGGACGAGTTCAAGGCCTGGCTGGCCTCGCGCAAGCCGGCGCCTGCCGCGCCTGCAGAAGCCGCGCCCGCGCCTGTCGCCGAACCGGCACCCGCCGCGGCGCCTGAAGCAACGCAACCGGAAGCAACCCCCGCCGCACCCGCGGCGGCCGCTGCCTGA
- the ctaD gene encoding cytochrome c oxidase subunit I, whose amino-acid sequence MANTAVDHSDHHGHQQGFFERWFFSTNHKDIGTLYLLFSFTMFIIGAAMSVVIRLELAQPGLQFVKPEFFNQMTTVHALVMIFGGVMPAFVGLANWMIPLQIGAPDMALPRMNNWSFWLLPVAFGMLLVTLFLPGGAPAGGWTLYPPLSLQGGYNVAFSVFAIHVAGVSSIMGAINIIATVLNMRAPGIDLLKMPIFCWTWLITAFLLIAVMPVLAGAVTMLLTDKFFGTSFFNAAGGGDPVMFQHIFWFFGHPEVYIMILPAFGVVSEILPTFSRKPLFGYQAMVYATAAIAFLSFIVWAHHMFTVGMPLGGEIYFMFATMLISIPTGVKVFNWVSTMWEGSLTFETPMLFSIAFVILFTIGGFSGLMLAIVPADYQYHDTYFVVAHFHYVLVTGAVLALIAAVYYWWPKWTGRMYNEFWGKFHFWWTMVFVNLLFFPQHFLGLAGMPRRIPDYNPVFADWNLISSIGAFGMFATPFMMAAILLSSLRNGKRAEARAWESAKGLEWTIPSPAPAHTFTVPPVIKPGDLAHDDVTH is encoded by the coding sequence ATGGCGAATACCGCAGTGGACCACTCCGATCACCACGGCCACCAACAGGGCTTCTTCGAGCGCTGGTTCTTCTCCACCAACCACAAGGACATCGGCACGCTGTACCTGCTTTTCAGCTTCACGATGTTCATCATCGGTGCGGCGATGAGCGTGGTGATCCGCTTGGAGCTGGCGCAACCCGGCCTGCAGTTCGTCAAGCCCGAGTTCTTCAACCAGATGACCACAGTGCATGCACTGGTGATGATCTTCGGTGGCGTGATGCCGGCCTTCGTCGGCCTCGCCAACTGGATGATCCCGCTGCAGATCGGCGCGCCGGACATGGCGCTGCCGCGCATGAACAACTGGTCGTTCTGGTTGCTGCCGGTGGCCTTCGGCATGCTGCTGGTGACCTTGTTCCTGCCCGGTGGCGCGCCGGCCGGTGGCTGGACGCTGTATCCGCCGCTGTCGCTGCAGGGTGGCTACAACGTCGCCTTCAGCGTGTTCGCCATCCACGTGGCCGGTGTCAGCTCGATCATGGGCGCTATCAACATCATCGCCACCGTGCTCAACATGCGCGCACCGGGTATCGACCTGCTGAAGATGCCGATCTTCTGCTGGACCTGGCTGATCACCGCCTTTCTGCTGATCGCGGTGATGCCGGTGCTGGCTGGCGCGGTGACCATGCTGTTGACCGACAAGTTCTTCGGTACCAGCTTCTTCAATGCCGCCGGTGGCGGTGACCCGGTGATGTTCCAGCACATCTTCTGGTTCTTCGGGCACCCCGAGGTCTACATCATGATCCTGCCGGCGTTCGGCGTGGTCAGCGAGATCCTGCCGACCTTCAGCCGCAAGCCGCTGTTCGGTTACCAGGCGATGGTCTATGCGACTGCCGCCATCGCCTTCCTGTCGTTCATCGTGTGGGCCCACCACATGTTCACGGTGGGCATGCCGTTGGGTGGCGAGATCTACTTCATGTTCGCCACGATGCTGATCTCGATCCCGACCGGTGTGAAGGTGTTCAACTGGGTCAGCACGATGTGGGAGGGCTCGCTGACGTTTGAAACGCCGATGCTGTTCTCCATCGCCTTCGTCATCCTGTTCACCATCGGCGGTTTCTCCGGCCTGATGCTGGCCATCGTGCCGGCCGACTACCAGTACCACGACACCTATTTCGTGGTGGCGCACTTCCACTACGTGCTGGTGACCGGCGCGGTGTTGGCGCTGATTGCCGCGGTCTACTACTGGTGGCCGAAGTGGACCGGTCGCATGTACAACGAGTTCTGGGGCAAGTTCCATTTCTGGTGGACGATGGTGTTCGTCAACCTGCTGTTCTTCCCGCAGCATTTCCTCGGCCTGGCCGGCATGCCGCGACGCATCCCGGATTACAACCCGGTGTTCGCCGACTGGAACCTGATCAGCTCGATCGGTGCATTCGGCATGTTCGCCACGCCGTTCATGATGGCGGCGATCCTGCTGTCCTCGCTGCGCAACGGCAAGCGTGCCGAAGCGCGTGCCTGGGAAAGCGCCAAGGGCCTGGAGTGGACCATTCCGTCACCTGCGCCCGCGCACACCTTCACCGTGCCGCCTGTGATCAAGCCGGGCGACCTGGCGCATGACGACGTGACCCATTGA
- a CDS encoding cytochrome c oxidase assembly protein, translating into MTAPAPAPKPNAGLGRLIGVAFAVFVLTFSLVPLYRIACEKVFGVRLERGATTHEANAHATTGKRTVRVEFDGGVNSKLPWAFHPEKLTMDVVPGELNEALYYARNDSDRALVGSAVPSVAPARASGYFNKTECFCFTAQTLQAGEKRDMPVRFIVDPDLPADVNTITLSYTFYKNDALTEQLAPATAAAAAHAAP; encoded by the coding sequence TTGACCGCGCCGGCGCCCGCACCCAAGCCCAATGCCGGCCTTGGCCGGCTGATTGGCGTGGCGTTCGCGGTGTTCGTGCTGACCTTCTCGCTGGTGCCGCTGTACCGCATCGCCTGCGAAAAAGTATTCGGCGTGCGCCTGGAGCGTGGCGCGACCACGCACGAAGCCAATGCACATGCGACCACCGGCAAGCGCACCGTGCGGGTGGAGTTCGATGGCGGCGTCAATTCCAAGCTGCCGTGGGCCTTCCATCCGGAAAAGCTGACGATGGACGTGGTGCCGGGTGAGTTGAACGAAGCCCTGTATTACGCCCGCAACGACAGCGACCGCGCGTTGGTTGGCAGCGCGGTGCCGTCGGTGGCACCGGCCCGTGCCTCGGGCTACTTCAACAAGACCGAATGTTTCTGCTTCACCGCCCAGACCCTGCAGGCCGGTGAGAAGCGCGACATGCCGGTACGTTTCATCGTCGACCCGGACCTGCCGGCCGACGTCAACACGATCACCTTGTCCTACACCTTCTACAAGAATGATGCGCTGACCGAACAGCTGGCCCCGGCAACTGCCGCAGCCGCTGCGCATGCAGCTCCCTGA
- a CDS encoding cytochrome c oxidase subunit 3 has product MAHNTPDPNVYFVPSSSKWPFVGSIAMLVMMVGVASWLNDASWGRAAFFIGVAMMVFTLFLWFGDVIRESEGGNYNRQVDGSFRMGMIWFIFSEVMFFAAFFGALFYTRNMGLPWLGGEGHGVLTNEYLWDGYSAAWPTNGPADIGGAFQTIPAWGLPLLNTLILLTSGVTLTIAHHALKAGNRKQLLIWLGATVLLGCVFLFFQAEEYIHAYKELNLTLGSGIYGSTFFMLTGFHGAHVLLGTIMLIVMWFRAAKGHFTRDNHFGFEAAAWYWHFVDVVWLMLFLFVYVL; this is encoded by the coding sequence ATGGCCCATAACACCCCTGATCCCAACGTCTACTTCGTGCCAAGCAGCAGCAAATGGCCGTTTGTAGGATCGATCGCGATGCTGGTGATGATGGTCGGGGTAGCCAGTTGGCTCAACGACGCCAGCTGGGGCCGCGCGGCCTTCTTCATCGGCGTGGCGATGATGGTGTTCACCCTGTTCCTGTGGTTCGGCGATGTCATCCGCGAATCGGAGGGGGGCAACTACAACCGGCAGGTGGATGGCTCGTTCCGGATGGGGATGATCTGGTTCATCTTCTCGGAGGTGATGTTCTTCGCTGCCTTCTTCGGCGCGCTGTTCTATACCCGCAACATGGGCCTGCCCTGGCTCGGCGGTGAAGGCCATGGCGTACTCACCAACGAATACCTGTGGGATGGCTACTCGGCGGCGTGGCCGACCAATGGCCCGGCCGATATCGGTGGCGCCTTCCAGACCATTCCGGCCTGGGGCCTGCCGCTGCTCAATACCTTGATCCTGCTGACCTCAGGCGTGACCCTGACCATTGCCCACCACGCACTGAAGGCCGGCAACCGCAAGCAGTTGCTGATCTGGCTGGGGGCAACAGTGCTGCTGGGCTGCGTGTTCCTGTTCTTCCAGGCCGAGGAGTACATCCACGCCTACAAGGAATTGAACCTGACGCTGGGTTCGGGCATCTACGGTTCCACCTTCTTCATGCTGACCGGCTTCCACGGTGCGCACGTGCTGCTGGGCACCATCATGCTGATCGTGATGTGGTTCCGTGCGGCCAAGGGCCACTTCACCCGCGACAACCACTTCGGCTTTGAAGCGGCCGCGTGGTACTGGCACTTCGTCGACGTGGTGTGGCTGATGCTGTTCCTGTTTGTGTATGTGCTTTGA
- a CDS encoding twin transmembrane helix small protein, with the protein MNDSLKTLLVIAFLIVIVWNLGAGLYYLMIDRGQTKRTVNALTRRIALSVVLILLVALSIYMGWIKPHGVGG; encoded by the coding sequence ATGAATGATTCGTTGAAGACCTTGCTGGTAATCGCGTTCTTGATCGTCATCGTCTGGAATCTTGGTGCCGGCCTCTATTACCTGATGATCGATCGCGGCCAGACCAAACGGACGGTCAATGCGTTGACACGGCGTATCGCGCTGTCAGTGGTGCTGATCCTGCTGGTTGCGCTGAGCATCTACATGGGCTGGATCAAGCCGCATGGTGTTGGCGGTTGA
- a CDS encoding SURF1 family protein, producing MTRQHTAIFGWAMAVLVAALFCALGTWQLQRMHQKEALLAQLPPTRAAAVSLSQAASTPDSLHWVDDQLQFLPGSVLLDNQLREGRAGIKVYQPARAATGVVVLVDLGWLPLPADRSLPLIRAEQGTQALQGLWAPAPATGIALGPALTAARQPQTWLATRIDLPAIAAQLGLGGAELAPKVLRLDPALPLGYARDLDLLPNTLPPSRHLGYAVQWFAMALAVLLIALVLQFKKRRKSGAGNGG from the coding sequence ATGACGCGACAGCACACGGCCATCTTCGGCTGGGCGATGGCGGTGCTGGTGGCCGCGTTGTTCTGCGCGCTGGGTACCTGGCAGCTGCAGCGCATGCATCAGAAAGAGGCCCTGCTTGCGCAGTTGCCGCCGACCCGCGCGGCCGCCGTGTCGCTTTCCCAGGCCGCATCCACGCCGGACTCCCTGCATTGGGTGGACGACCAGCTGCAGTTCCTGCCCGGCAGCGTACTGCTGGACAACCAGCTGCGCGAAGGCCGCGCAGGCATCAAGGTCTACCAGCCTGCGCGCGCTGCCACCGGTGTGGTGGTGCTGGTCGACCTCGGCTGGCTGCCGTTGCCCGCCGACCGCAGCTTGCCGCTGATCCGCGCGGAACAGGGCACACAGGCGCTGCAGGGCCTGTGGGCACCCGCGCCGGCAACCGGCATTGCCTTGGGCCCGGCATTGACTGCGGCCAGGCAACCGCAGACCTGGTTGGCGACACGGATCGACCTGCCGGCGATTGCCGCGCAGCTCGGGTTGGGCGGCGCTGAGTTGGCGCCAAAGGTGTTGCGACTGGACCCGGCCTTGCCGCTGGGCTATGCGCGTGACCTGGACCTGCTGCCCAATACCTTGCCGCCTTCGCGGCATCTTGGGTATGCGGTGCAGTGGTTCGCGATGGCTTTGGCTGTGTTGTTGATTGCGTTGGTGTTGCAGTTCAAGAAGCGGCGGAAGTCGGGAGCTGGGAATGGGGGGTAG
- a CDS encoding COX15/CtaA family protein gives MNASARPALYRNFHRLAWFALIMTASTIMFGSFVRLSDAGLSCPDWPTCYGRVTWPQTQMEAAQHVASEIRPLETHKAWREQVHRFLAGLLGVEVLTLALLAARRRKRGIAQIITASALVALAIPLYMRGEHVASSVLAIGGEAILLLAALRWSNIDLARAAVLTLAVVVFQALLGMWTVTWLLKPIVVMGHLLGGMLMFGMLVWMAWKATHLPITLAEEPRLRWWLRGAVALVVLQIALGGWVSANYAALACGGGSASLDNFPRCVSQWWPQQNYSEGFTLWRGIGVDYEGGVLDGASRIAIQMAHRMFAVLVALYLLVLSVRMFRLPGMRGWASAVIVLLLLQVTLGVLNVKLALPLAVAVMHSGGAVALLFVLVTLLARLRAPE, from the coding sequence ATGAATGCCTCCGCGCGTCCGGCGCTGTACCGCAATTTCCACCGACTGGCGTGGTTCGCACTGATCATGACGGCGAGCACGATCATGTTCGGCTCGTTCGTGCGCCTGTCCGATGCCGGCCTGAGCTGCCCGGATTGGCCCACCTGCTATGGCCGAGTGACCTGGCCGCAGACGCAGATGGAAGCCGCCCAGCACGTTGCCAGCGAGATCCGTCCGCTGGAGACCCACAAGGCCTGGCGTGAGCAGGTGCACCGTTTCCTGGCTGGCCTGCTCGGCGTTGAAGTGCTGACCCTGGCATTGCTGGCGGCACGCCGGCGCAAGCGCGGCATCGCCCAGATCATCACCGCCTCGGCGCTGGTGGCCTTGGCCATTCCCTTGTACATGCGCGGCGAACACGTGGCTTCCAGCGTGCTCGCCATCGGTGGTGAAGCGATCCTGCTGCTGGCGGCGCTGCGCTGGTCCAACATCGATCTGGCGCGTGCTGCCGTGCTGACCTTGGCGGTTGTGGTGTTCCAGGCCCTGCTGGGCATGTGGACGGTCACCTGGCTGCTCAAGCCCATCGTGGTGATGGGCCACCTGCTCGGCGGCATGCTGATGTTCGGCATGCTGGTGTGGATGGCGTGGAAGGCGACGCATCTGCCGATTACCCTGGCCGAGGAGCCTCGCCTGCGCTGGTGGCTGCGCGGTGCGGTTGCCCTGGTCGTGCTGCAGATCGCGCTCGGCGGTTGGGTCAGTGCCAACTACGCGGCACTGGCCTGCGGTGGCGGTAGTGCCTCGCTGGACAACTTCCCGCGCTGTGTCAGCCAATGGTGGCCGCAGCAGAATTACAGCGAAGGCTTCACCCTGTGGCGTGGCATCGGCGTGGATTACGAAGGCGGCGTGCTCGATGGCGCCTCGCGTATCGCCATCCAGATGGCGCACCGGATGTTCGCGGTGCTGGTGGCGCTGTATCTGCTGGTGCTGTCGGTGCGCATGTTCCGCCTGCCGGGCATGCGCGGTTGGGCAAGCGCCGTGATCGTGCTGTTGTTGCTGCAGGTCACGCTGGGCGTGCTCAACGTCAAGCTGGCATTGCCGCTGGCCGTTGCAGTGATGCACAGCGGCGGTGCGGTTGCCCTGTTGTTTGTATTGGTCACGCTGCTGGCGCGGCTGCGCGCCCCGGAGTGA
- the cyoE gene encoding heme o synthase: protein MRTTWRDYWDLTKPKVVALIVFTALVGMCLAIPGLPTTAQVVTGLLGFLGIWLSASAAAAINQLLDARIDAQMARTSWRPLVVGKVSPRQVLVFAGALTALSMTILVLWVNVITAVLTFASLIGYAVIYTVYLKRATSQNIVIGGLAGATPPLLGWAAITGMQGSSDWAYASLLVLIIFIWTPPHFWALAIFRRVDYAKAEIPMLPVTHGVPHTRKQILAYSVVLAVVTLLPVAIDMSGMFYLGGATVLNIVFLWYAWKMQNPPDEMFNMKMFGYSIVYLMALFAFLLVDHWLLPWL, encoded by the coding sequence ATGCGTACAACATGGCGTGATTATTGGGACCTGACCAAGCCGAAGGTGGTGGCACTGATTGTGTTCACCGCCCTGGTCGGCATGTGCCTGGCCATTCCGGGCCTGCCGACCACCGCGCAGGTAGTGACGGGGCTGCTCGGTTTCCTTGGCATCTGGCTCTCGGCCTCGGCCGCGGCGGCAATCAACCAGCTGCTGGACGCGCGCATAGACGCGCAGATGGCGCGTACCTCGTGGCGCCCGCTGGTGGTCGGCAAGGTCTCGCCGCGGCAGGTGCTGGTGTTTGCCGGCGCGCTGACCGCGCTGTCGATGACCATCCTGGTGCTGTGGGTGAACGTGATCACCGCGGTGCTGACCTTCGCTTCGCTGATTGGCTATGCGGTGATCTACACCGTCTACCTGAAGCGCGCGACCTCGCAGAACATCGTGATTGGTGGTTTGGCTGGCGCGACGCCGCCGCTGCTGGGCTGGGCGGCGATCACCGGCATGCAGGGCAGCTCGGATTGGGCCTACGCCTCGTTGCTGGTGCTGATCATCTTCATTTGGACTCCGCCGCACTTCTGGGCGCTGGCGATCTTCCGCCGCGTCGATTACGCCAAGGCCGAGATCCCGATGCTGCCGGTAACCCACGGCGTGCCACATACCCGCAAGCAGATCCTGGCGTACTCGGTGGTGCTGGCGGTGGTGACGCTGTTGCCAGTGGCCATCGACATGAGCGGCATGTTCTACCTGGGTGGCGCAACGGTATTGAACATCGTGTTCCTCTGGTACGCATGGAAGATGCAGAACCCGCCGGACGAGATGTTCAACATGAAGATGTTCGGCTATTCCATTGTGTATCTGATGGCGCTGTTCGCCTTCCTGCTGGTCGACCACTGGCTGTTGCCCTGGTTGTGA
- a CDS encoding bile acid:sodium symporter family protein encodes MTRWWSRLRPDNFTLALLATVALASVLPLTGAAARGFDHFTDIAIAALFFLHGARLPRESIVAGLLHWRLHITILACTFVLFPLLGLAMKPLAGWALTPELYIGVLFLCALPSTVQSSIAFTSIAGGNVPAAVCAASLSSILGVFLTPLLMTVLAGSQGGMANPLHAVGAIMLQLLVPFVLGHLLRPWIGGWIEKRRGLLRYTDQGTVLLVVYAAFGESVSEGLWSKTPPLSLLAAALVAVVLLAIAMPGITWLARRLGFNRADQITIMFCGSKKSLATGVPIAKVLFAGGSLGAIVLPIMIYHQIQLIVCSMVAQRYAKQNAGSTQQ; translated from the coding sequence ATGACACGCTGGTGGTCGCGACTGCGACCGGACAACTTCACCCTCGCCCTGCTCGCCACCGTCGCCTTGGCCAGCGTGCTGCCGCTTACCGGCGCCGCCGCCAGGGGCTTCGACCACTTCACCGATATCGCCATCGCCGCGCTGTTCTTCCTGCACGGCGCGCGCCTGCCACGCGAGTCCATCGTCGCCGGCCTGCTGCACTGGCGCCTGCACATCACCATCCTCGCCTGCACCTTCGTGCTGTTCCCGCTATTGGGATTAGCGATGAAACCGTTGGCCGGCTGGGCACTGACGCCCGAACTCTACATCGGCGTGCTGTTCCTGTGCGCCCTGCCCTCGACCGTGCAGTCTTCGATTGCCTTCACCTCGATTGCCGGCGGCAACGTGCCAGCAGCGGTGTGTGCAGCCTCGCTGTCGAGCATCCTCGGCGTGTTCCTGACCCCGTTGCTGATGACCGTGCTTGCCGGCTCGCAGGGCGGCATGGCCAACCCGCTGCATGCGGTCGGCGCGATCATGCTGCAGCTGCTGGTGCCATTCGTGCTTGGCCACCTGCTGCGGCCGTGGATTGGTGGCTGGATCGAAAAGCGCCGCGGCCTGCTGCGTTACACCGACCAGGGCACGGTGCTGCTGGTGGTCTACGCCGCCTTCGGCGAATCGGTGAGCGAAGGCCTGTGGAGCAAGACCCCGCCGTTGTCCTTGCTGGCTGCGGCCTTGGTTGCGGTGGTATTGCTGGCCATCGCCATGCCTGGCATCACCTGGCTGGCACGGCGACTGGGCTTCAACCGCGCTGACCAGATCACCATCATGTTCTGCGGCTCCAAGAAGAGCCTGGCCACCGGCGTACCGATCGCCAAGGTGTTGTTTGCCGGCGGCAGCCTCGGCGCGATCGTGTTGCCGATCATGATCTACCACCAGATCCAGCTGATCGTCTGCTCGATGGTGGCGCAGCGGTATGCGAAGCAGAATGCCGGATCAACCCAGCAATAA
- a CDS encoding fused DSP-PTPase phosphatase/NAD kinase-like protein codes for MTNFASASELPLRQPRPDLITAGQPSAQQLRDAAANGVTTVIDLRRADEDRGYDEAALAEQLGLRYVRLPIAGPSDITEANARTLDRLLKQDSGKTLLHCASSNRAGALLSVIDARINGASVEDALKFGRDAGMTSLEPAARAALENPTP; via the coding sequence TTGACGAACTTTGCATCTGCCAGTGAACTGCCCCTGCGCCAGCCGCGCCCGGACCTGATCACCGCCGGCCAGCCCAGTGCACAACAGTTGCGCGACGCCGCTGCCAATGGCGTCACCACCGTCATTGATCTGCGTCGCGCCGATGAAGATCGCGGCTACGACGAAGCCGCCTTGGCCGAACAACTCGGACTGCGCTATGTGCGCCTGCCCATCGCCGGCCCCAGCGACATCACCGAAGCCAACGCGCGCACGCTGGACCGCCTGCTCAAGCAGGACAGCGGCAAGACCCTGCTGCATTGCGCCTCCTCCAATCGCGCTGGCGCCTTGCTGTCGGTGATCGACGCACGCATCAATGGCGCATCGGTGGAGGACGCACTCAAGTTCGGCCGCGATGCGGGCATGACTTCACTCGAGCCCGCCGCACGCGCCGCATTGGAAAACCCCACCCCCTGA